Within the Raphanus sativus cultivar WK10039 unplaced genomic scaffold, ASM80110v3 Scaffold3788, whole genome shotgun sequence genome, the region TGATAAACCAAAATCTTATAAGAACGAGAATCATACATAACATTATGTAAAGAATTTTAAacattgattaactaataattctataaacataaaaaaacacTAGATCTAAAAGATATTTATATTCTAATAAGATAAAtagtcaaaataattttataaatgaactGGAAGATCAGGTAAATGTGCTGGAAGATCAGGTAAATCTTTGATGCATGTGGTTATGGTTTTACAAGAGATGGTGATGCCTATGTATTGATACAAGTTTTTAAGAAGAAAAACTTACTGCAGCTATcatcaaataaaaagaagtattttattagaaataaatattttgaatcagAAAAATCCGTGAAGCCGAGTGAGAGATGGTGATGTTTCAAGGTGATAAACCATGTATTTTCTTTGTCATTAATGTCTGAGATGAAGAAGACTGTTGCAAGATCTCCACGAACATCCAGATGAATTGAAAATGAGAAACACTGATGTGATACTAGGAAGTGATATACAAAGCCTATCATCTAGTTAACTCCTGTTTATATCTTAAAGTTTGGATATGATTTTCAGATAAGTATATAGGAAGTTTGGTAGGTGACAATGAAGAACATAGAACAAGTTGAAAAAGATTACAATTACAACTCATCAACTAGCTTAATCCCTGTGATGCGATCCTCACAGTACTTAACAAAAGGGGTGGTTTTGATTGTCTCGGCTTGACAAGCAGATACAAGTGCTTTTAGAGAGCAAGGCTCCATAGACATGGCCCTAACACACGGCGGGTCAGGAGCTTTTTGATGCCTTGGCTCGTACAGTATCCATGGCTTCAATCCTCCTAGACCTTGAGCTACGTATCCAAACGTAGACCTTGTGCTTGTCACAAGCTTATCAGTTAAACTCAGAAGATAGATCTCCGCGAGAGCTTTTTGGTCGTGTACCTTCTTGTCTGTTTGTTGAACCCTTTCTCCGCTTGGCTGATACACTTCAACTATCTCTCCTGTTGAGCTAGGTCGTTCCATAAACATGTTCTTTAGCTCATCAGAGTATTCTGGATGTAGAGATGTGACAAGCACAGCTTTAAGTTTCGGTGTCTTCGTTATATTCATCACTTGTTGCGATCCATTTGAAGCTAGTTCAGGCAAGAGCTTCTCTCTTTGCGTGCATGACAGGATCTGGTCCATCACGTGCTGGAAATAACCAGATGGCGTGCTGAACACTCTTATTTGAAGCCCTAGTACCTCGTCAGCTCTTGATAAGTAAGCGTTGTAGGATCTTGTCACCATTCCCCAAACTTCGTTTGTCGGGTGTAAAAGATAATGGCTCAGATGGTGGAAGACTGTATCTCTCTCCGGGAACAGCTTCATGAGTTTGGTCTGAAAACTAGGTATTAACCATAGAGATGGAGCGTAGTAAAGGTTAGACTTCACAACTAGCCACGGGACGTTCTTGATGAAAGCTTGGTTCTCTTCACAGAAGAACCTCTTATCATGATCCCTGGAGTCATGGAAGATGTCAATATAAAGATATGACGGTCTTGTAGTTGAGTTAACGGCATGGTTCTTCAACATGGTCCCATAACAATGCGAATGCGTACGGTTGAAGCTATCTATCTGATTTGTTAATGGAAAATCCGAAGGAAGTAAACAGGAAGTACCGGGAAAAGGCTCGCAGAAGAGGTCGGTTATATCGTTCCTTTGGTCGACAAGCATGACTCTATCTGTCATAAGAGCGTAGGTGAAGACAGAGACCATGGAAAGTATTCTGTTTCCTAGACCGAACATAGGCGCCCACACTACATATTGACAATCATCACCGCTGCTGTTTATCACATTGTTTTTACCAAGCTGCTTTGTAGCTCTCTCGTAAGCTTTTGTGCCTGGACCGCAACGCTTGTGAAGCATCTCGTAGCTTCTAAGCTTAGAGACAAGATTTGTAGATGGTTTGTATGGTGAAGGTTTGCGTAAAGAGGACTGATGGTACCTACTCATGCAAGATTCCTCATCAAAACCTGTTGCAAGAAGCTCTTCTAGTAGAACATGAAAGAAAAGATAATTCAAGTGAGCGTTTATGTTTGTTCTAACCAAGTTTTGAAATGAATTAGACAATTTGTTACCGGTGGTTGTAAGATGAGACTTGTGGTCGTTGAAGATGTTGTGTGATGGTAGTACTAGTAGCACCATGGAAAGTACTAAGCAAGTGGCGAATGTTATGGTGAGTTTCATCACACCTGAGATCTTAAACGAGATGTTGTCTTCCAGTTTCTTCATGTTGAATCTGGTTTTTGGACGAAGGAGATGCGAGTGGATTCT harbors:
- the LOC130506925 gene encoding probable fucosyltransferase 9 isoform X3; amino-acid sequence: MKLTITFATCLVLSMVLLVLPSHNIFNDHKSHLTTTGNKLSNSFQNLLLATGFDEESCMSRYHQSSLRKPSPYKPSTNLVSKLRSYEMLHKRCGPGTKAYERATKQLGKNNVINSSGDDCQYVVWAPMFGLGNRILSMVSVFTYALMTDRVMLVDQRNDITDLFCEPFPGTSCLLPSDFPLTNQIDSFNRTHSHCYGTMLKNHAVNSTTRPSYLYIDIFHDSRDHDKRFFCEENQAFIKNVPWLVVKSNLYYAPSLWLIPSFQTKLMKLFPERDTVFHHLSHYLLHPTNEVWGMVTRSYNAYLSRADEVLGLQIRVFSTPSGYFQHVMDQILSCTQREKLLPELASNGSQQVMNITKTPKLKAVLVTSLHPEYSDELKNMFMERPSSTGEIVEVYQPSGERVQQTDKKVHDQKALAEIYLLSLTDKLVTSTRSTFGYVAQGLGGLKPWILYEPRHQKAPDPPCVRAMSMEPCSLKALVSACQAETIKTTPFVKYCEDRITGIKLVDEL
- the LOC130506925 gene encoding probable fucosyltransferase 9 isoform X1, with product MRIHSHLLRPKTRFNMKKLEDNISFKISGVMKLTITFATCLVLSMVLLVLPSHNIFNDHKSHLTTTEELLATGFDEESCMSRYHQSSLRKPSPYKPSTNLVSKLRSYEMLHKRCGPGTKAYERATKQLGKNNVINSSGDDCQYVVWAPMFGLGNRILSMVSVFTYALMTDRVMLVDQRNDITDLFCEPFPGTSCLLPSDFPLTNQIDSFNRTHSHCYGTMLKNHAVNSTTRPSYLYIDIFHDSRDHDKRFFCEENQAFIKNVPWLVVKSNLYYAPSLWLIPSFQTKLMKLFPERDTVFHHLSHYLLHPTNEVWGMVTRSYNAYLSRADEVLGLQIRVFSTPSGYFQHVMDQILSCTQREKLLPELASNGSQQVMNITKTPKLKAVLVTSLHPEYSDELKNMFMERPSSTGEIVEVYQPSGERVQQTDKKVHDQKALAEIYLLSLTDKLVTSTRSTFGYVAQGLGGLKPWILYEPRHQKAPDPPCVRAMSMEPCSLKALVSACQAETIKTTPFVKYCEDRITGIKLVDEL
- the LOC130506925 gene encoding probable fucosyltransferase 9 isoform X2 — its product is MKLTITFATCLVLSMVLLSHLTTTGNKLSNSFQNLVRTNINAHLNYLFFHVLLEELLATGFDEESCMSRYHQSSLRKPSPYKPSTNLVSKLRSYEMLHKRCGPGTKAYERATKQLGKNNVINSSGDDCQYVVWAPMFGLGNRILSMVSVFTYALMTDRVMLVDQRNDITDLFCEPFPGTSCLLPSDFPLTNQIDSFNRTHSHCYGTMLKNHAVNSTTRPSYLYIDIFHDSRDHDKRFFCEENQAFIKNVPWLVVKSNLYYAPSLWLIPSFQTKLMKLFPERDTVFHHLSHYLLHPTNEVWGMVTRSYNAYLSRADEVLGLQIRVFSTPSGYFQHVMDQILSCTQREKLLPELASNGSQQVMNITKTPKLKAVLVTSLHPEYSDELKNMFMERPSSTGEIVEVYQPSGERVQQTDKKVHDQKALAEIYLLSLTDKLVTSTRSTFGYVAQGLGGLKPWILYEPRHQKAPDPPCVRAMSMEPCSLKALVSACQAETIKTTPFVKYCEDRITGIKLVDEL